In Oncorhynchus gorbuscha isolate QuinsamMale2020 ecotype Even-year linkage group LG02, OgorEven_v1.0, whole genome shotgun sequence, a single genomic region encodes these proteins:
- the LOC123992410 gene encoding ADP-ribosylation factor-like protein 2-binding protein isoform X1, whose product MDVKERNLLGGGENIVEMVDLDEENFAVSNSSDSDAAFDAVIGSIEDIIMEDDFQHMQQSFMEKHYLEFDDSEENKLTYTPIFNEYIELLEKQLEQQLMERIPGFNMSTFTQLLKQHKDEVSGDIFDMLLTFTDFMTFKEMFIDYRAHPYLLCLQEREGRGLDLSDGLVVKSLSSTSSKAITSRTTTKLK is encoded by the exons ATGGACGTTAAAGAGCGAA ATCTGCTGGGTGGTGGCGAGAACATCGTTGAAATGGTGGATTTGGATGAGGAGAATTTTGCTGTTTcaaa CTCATCAGATTCAGATGCAGCCTTTGATGCTGTCATTGGGAGTATTGAAGACATCATCATGG AGGACGACTTCCAGCACATGCAACAGAGCTTCATGGAGAAACACTACCTGGAGTTTGATGACTCCGAGGAGAACAAACTCACCTATACACCCATCTTCAACGAATAT ATTGAGCTGCTTGAGAAACAACTTGAGCAGCAGCTGATGGAGAGAATTCCCGGTTTCAACATGAGCACATTTACTCAGTTACTCAA GCAGCACAAAGACGAAGTGTCCGGAGACATCTTCGACATGTTGCTTACTTTTACAGACTTCATGACCTTCAAGGAAATGTTCATTGATTACAGAGCA CACCCATACCTCCTCTGTCTGCAGGAGAGGGAGGGCCGAGGGCTTGACCTCAGTGATGGCCTAGTGGTGAAGTCTCTCAGCTCTACATCCTCCAAAGCCATCACctccagaacaacaacaaaactgAAGTAA
- the LOC123992410 gene encoding ADP-ribosylation factor-like protein 2-binding protein isoform X2, with amino-acid sequence MDVKERNLLGGGENIVEMVDLDEENFAVSNSSDSDAAFDAVIGSIEDIIMEDDFQHMQQSFMEKHYLEFDDSEENKLTYTPIFNEYIELLEKQLEQQLMERIPGFNMSTFTQLLKQHKDEVSGDIFDMLLTFTDFMTFKEMFIDYRAEREGRGLDLSDGLVVKSLSSTSSKAITSRTTTKLK; translated from the exons ATGGACGTTAAAGAGCGAA ATCTGCTGGGTGGTGGCGAGAACATCGTTGAAATGGTGGATTTGGATGAGGAGAATTTTGCTGTTTcaaa CTCATCAGATTCAGATGCAGCCTTTGATGCTGTCATTGGGAGTATTGAAGACATCATCATGG AGGACGACTTCCAGCACATGCAACAGAGCTTCATGGAGAAACACTACCTGGAGTTTGATGACTCCGAGGAGAACAAACTCACCTATACACCCATCTTCAACGAATAT ATTGAGCTGCTTGAGAAACAACTTGAGCAGCAGCTGATGGAGAGAATTCCCGGTTTCAACATGAGCACATTTACTCAGTTACTCAA GCAGCACAAAGACGAAGTGTCCGGAGACATCTTCGACATGTTGCTTACTTTTACAGACTTCATGACCTTCAAGGAAATGTTCATTGATTACAGAGCA GAGAGGGAGGGCCGAGGGCTTGACCTCAGTGATGGCCTAGTGGTGAAGTCTCTCAGCTCTACATCCTCCAAAGCCATCACctccagaacaacaacaaaactgAAGTAA
- the LOC124000325 gene encoding PSME3-interacting protein-like isoform X1, with product MAVPAAGGVDLSRKFVSETVIEEKRKQIQEEWEKVRKPEDPEEAPEEEYDGRSLFERLQEQKDKKQEEYDEQFKFKNMVKGLDEDESHFLDEVSRQQSLVEKQRRDEEQHELKEYRSALKKLASSESRKEPERRVGPRPAEVKTSHLSQAHLLAGVVKRRSSSQSSDNSKKQKVEESAAWNGGQTEQEAGGDAGKQTSTVKTTGILHLPSAAVCVGILPGLGAYSGSSDSESSSDSEV from the exons ATGGCAGTGCCAGCGGCCGGGGGCGTAGACCTCAGTCGGAAATTTGTGTCAGAGACTGTGATCGAGGAGAAGAGGAAGCAAAtccaggaggaatgggaaaaagtTAGGAAGCCAGAGGACCCAGAGG AGGCTCCTGAGGAAGAGTATGATGGGCGTTCACTCTTTGAGCGGCTACAGGAGCAGAAGGACAAGAAGCAGGAGGAGTATGATGAGCAGTTTAAATTCA AGAACATGGTCAAAGGCCTGGATGAGGATGAGTCTCACTTCTTGGATGAGGTCTCCAGGCAACAGAGCCTGGTGGAGAAACAACGCAGAGATGAGGAGCAGCATGAGCTAAAAGAGTACAGA AGTGCTCTGAAAAAGCTGGCATCCAGTGAGAGTCGGaaggagccagagaggagagtgggaccGAGACCAGCTGAGGTCAAGACCAGTCATCTGTCCCAGGCCCATCTGTTGGCCGGGGTAGTCAAGCGACGCAG CTCCTCACAGTCCTCAGACAATAGCAAGAAACAGAAGGTTGAAGAGTCTGCAGCATGGAATGGGGGCCAGACAG AGCAGGAGGCGGGCGGAGATGCGGGTAAGCAGACCTCCACAGTAAAGACGACAGGCATCCTCCACCTGCCATCGGCCGCCGTGTGTGTGGGCATCCTGCCGGGCCTGGGAGCCTATTCCGGCAGCAGTGACTCTGAGTCCAGTAGCGACAGCGAAG TTTAA
- the LOC124000325 gene encoding PSME3-interacting protein-like isoform X3 — translation MAVPAAGGVDLSRKFVSETVIEEKRKQIQEEWEKVRKPEDPEEAPEEEYDGRSLFERLQEQKDKKQEEYDEQFKFRSHSALKKLASSESRKEPERRVGPRPAEVKTSHLSQAHLLAGVVKRRSSSQSSDNSKKQKVEESAAWNGGQTEQEAGGDAGKQTSTVKTTGILHLPSAAVCVGILPGLGAYSGSSDSESSSDSEV, via the exons ATGGCAGTGCCAGCGGCCGGGGGCGTAGACCTCAGTCGGAAATTTGTGTCAGAGACTGTGATCGAGGAGAAGAGGAAGCAAAtccaggaggaatgggaaaaagtTAGGAAGCCAGAGGACCCAGAGG AGGCTCCTGAGGAAGAGTATGATGGGCGTTCACTCTTTGAGCGGCTACAGGAGCAGAAGGACAAGAAGCAGGAGGAGTATGATGAGCAGTTTAAATTCA GATCTCACAGTGCTCTGAAAAAGCTGGCATCCAGTGAGAGTCGGaaggagccagagaggagagtgggaccGAGACCAGCTGAGGTCAAGACCAGTCATCTGTCCCAGGCCCATCTGTTGGCCGGGGTAGTCAAGCGACGCAG CTCCTCACAGTCCTCAGACAATAGCAAGAAACAGAAGGTTGAAGAGTCTGCAGCATGGAATGGGGGCCAGACAG AGCAGGAGGCGGGCGGAGATGCGGGTAAGCAGACCTCCACAGTAAAGACGACAGGCATCCTCCACCTGCCATCGGCCGCCGTGTGTGTGGGCATCCTGCCGGGCCTGGGAGCCTATTCCGGCAGCAGTGACTCTGAGTCCAGTAGCGACAGCGAAG TTTAA
- the LOC124000308 gene encoding LOW QUALITY PROTEIN: RING finger and SPRY domain-containing protein 1-like (The sequence of the model RefSeq protein was modified relative to this genomic sequence to represent the inferred CDS: deleted 2 bases in 1 codon), with protein MIVASWIAFCASRSLEQVLLLSLEQQFTTGLESLGTTRTMGNSCVCREDSDVDDGSATRGQLRRVDHTAADHPEARSSRPRDPVRPPRRGRGPHEPRRKKQNVDGLVLDTLAVIRTLVDNDQEPPYSMITLHEMAETDDGWLEVVQSLIRVIPLDDPLGPAVITLLLDECPLPTKDALQKLSGMLSLSSTVARQDAVIPSKHRNTTAVLGCLAEKLAGPASIGLLSPGTLEYLLESLSSEAHPTVMLFALIALEKFSQTSENKLTVSESCIGDRLGVLESWADHTDYLKRQVGFCSQWSLDNLFLKDGRQFTYEKVNLSNINAMLNSNDVSEYLKISPSGLEARCDASSFESVRCTFCVDSGVWYYEVTVVTSGVMQIGWATKDSKFLNHEGYGIGDDEYSCAYDGCRQLIWYNARSKPHSHPCWKEGDVIGFLLDLGKKQMLFFLNGHELPPEKQVFSSATSGFFAAASFMSYQQCEFNFGAKPFRHPPSVKFSTFNDFALLASDEKIILPRHRRLALLKQVSIRDNCCTLCCDQMADTELRPCGHSGMCMECALQLETCPLCRQDIQTRVRLISHVS; from the exons ATGATAGTAGCTTCTTGGATTGCATTCTGTGCTAGCAGGAGCCTTGAACaggttctactgctctctttGGAGCAGCAA TTCACTACGGGTTTGGAAAGCCTCGGGACAACCAGAACCATGGGAAACAGCTGTGTTTGTAGAGAAGACAGTGATGTGGATGATGGATCGGCAACTCGCGGGCAGCTCAGGCGAGTTGATCACACCGCTGCTGATCACCCGGAGGCACGAAGCAGTCGGCCCCGGGACCCAGTCAGACCGCCCCGCCGTGGACGGGGACCCCATGAACCTCGCCGGAAGAAACAAAATGTGGACGGGCTGGTGCTGGACACACTTGCTGTCATCAGGACTCTAGTTGACAA tgaccAAGAGCCTCCCTACTCCATGATCACGCTGCATGAGATGGCAGAAACTG ATGACGGCTGGTTGGAGGTGGTCCAGTCTCTGATTCGGGTGATACCACTGGACGACCCATTGGGACCAGCTGTGATCACCCTGCTGCTTGACGAgtgcccactgcccacaaaa GACGCTCTACAAAAGCTGTCCGGGATGCTGAGCCTGAGTTCCACTGTGGCCCGCCAGGATGCTGTCATCCCTTCCAAGCACCGCAACACTACAGCTGTACTGGGCTGCCTGGCTGAGAAACTGGCTG GTCCAGCGAGCATTGGACTCCTGAGCCCTGGAACCCTGGAGTACCTGCTGGAGAGCCTG AGTTCTGAGGCACATCCTACTGTCATGCTCTTTGCCCTCATAGCCTTGGAGAAGTTCTCACAGACCA GTGAGAACAAGCTAACGGTGTCCGAGTCGTGTATAGGTGACCGGCTGGGGGTTCTGGAATCGTGGGCTGACCACACGGACTACCTGAAGCGCCAGGTCGGCTTCTGTTCACAATGGAGCCTGGATAACCTCT TCCTGAAAGATGGTCGTCAGTTCACCTATGAGAAGGTGAACCTGAGCAACATCAATGCCATGCTGAACAGCAACGACGTCAGCGAGTATCTTAAGATCTCTCCTAGTGGACTCGAG GCACGCTGTGACGCGTCCTCCTTCGAGAGTGTCCGCTGTACCTTCTGTGTGGACTCAGGCGTGTGGTACTATGAGGTCACTGTGGTCACCTCAGGGGTCATGCAGATTGGCTGGGCCACCAAGGATAGCAAGTTCCTCAACCAT gagggCTATGGGATAGGAGATGATGAATATTCATGTGCATATGATGGCTGCAGGCAGCTAATCTGGTACAATGCTCGCAGTAAGCCACACTCCCACCCTTGCTGGAAAGAGG GAGATGTCATCGGTTTCCTACTGGACCTCGGTAAGAAGCAGATGCTTTTCTTCCTGAATGGACATGAACTTCCCCCAGAGAAGCAGGTGTTCTCCTCAGCAAC GTCTGGCTTCTTTGCAGCAGCAAGTTTCATGTCCTACCAACAATGTGAGTTTAACTTTGGAGCGAAGCCCTTCCGCCACCCCCCATCTGTTAAATTCAGCACCTTCAATGACTTTGCCTTGCTGGCGTCTGATGAGAAGATTATCCTTCCCAG ACACCGGCGCCTGGCTCTGCTGAAGCAGGTGAGCATCAGAGACAACTGCTGCACCCTCTGCTGTGACCAGATGGCCGATACGGAGCTGAGACCCTGCGGACACAG TGGGATGTGTATGGAGTGTGCCTTACAGTTGGAGACATGCCCACTGTGTCGCCAGGACATTCAGACACGTGTCAGACTCATCTCACACGTGTCCTGA
- the LOC124000325 gene encoding PSME3-interacting protein-like isoform X2 yields the protein MAVPAAGGVDLSRKFVSETVIEEKRKQIQEEWEKVRKPEDPEEAPEEEYDGRSLFERLQEQKDKKQEEYDEQFKFKNMVKGLDEDESHFLDEVSRQQSLVEKQRRDEEQHELKEYRSALKKLASSESRKEPERRVGPRPAEVKTSHLSQAHLLAGVVKRRSSSQSSDNSKKQKVEESAAWNGGQTEQEAGGDAGKQTSTVKTTGILHLPSAAVCVGILPGLGAYSGSSDSESSSDSEA from the exons ATGGCAGTGCCAGCGGCCGGGGGCGTAGACCTCAGTCGGAAATTTGTGTCAGAGACTGTGATCGAGGAGAAGAGGAAGCAAAtccaggaggaatgggaaaaagtTAGGAAGCCAGAGGACCCAGAGG AGGCTCCTGAGGAAGAGTATGATGGGCGTTCACTCTTTGAGCGGCTACAGGAGCAGAAGGACAAGAAGCAGGAGGAGTATGATGAGCAGTTTAAATTCA AGAACATGGTCAAAGGCCTGGATGAGGATGAGTCTCACTTCTTGGATGAGGTCTCCAGGCAACAGAGCCTGGTGGAGAAACAACGCAGAGATGAGGAGCAGCATGAGCTAAAAGAGTACAGA AGTGCTCTGAAAAAGCTGGCATCCAGTGAGAGTCGGaaggagccagagaggagagtgggaccGAGACCAGCTGAGGTCAAGACCAGTCATCTGTCCCAGGCCCATCTGTTGGCCGGGGTAGTCAAGCGACGCAG CTCCTCACAGTCCTCAGACAATAGCAAGAAACAGAAGGTTGAAGAGTCTGCAGCATGGAATGGGGGCCAGACAG AGCAGGAGGCGGGCGGAGATGCGGGTAAGCAGACCTCCACAGTAAAGACGACAGGCATCCTCCACCTGCCATCGGCCGCCGTGTGTGTGGGCATCCTGCCGGGCCTGGGAGCCTATTCCGGCAGCAGTGACTCTGAGTCCAGTAGCGACAGCGAAG CCTAA